The genomic segment ACAGGGATTGCAGCAGGTGGAGTTACCGGGCCACTTCTAGGAGGTCTTTTATCCTATTGGTTCGGAATTCGTGAGAGTATTTTCATCGGTGGTGTGGTTATTTTACTTGGGACAATATTGGTTATCTTTGGAGTAAAAGAGACTGCTGTCTGTTCTACAGAAAAGACAAATATACTCAGGGATTTAAAGATTGGATTTTCTAACCGCCAGTTAATGATTAGCCTTTTAATTTTAATGGGGGTACAGGCTGGTATGAACATGATACAGCCAATTTTGCCCCTTTATATTGAAAAGATTTCTCCTATTGGAATGGATATCAGCCTGGTTACAGGAATTGCTTTTTCGTTGATTGGAATTGCAACAATACTTGCAGCACCTAGATGGTCGGCTAAAGCTGAAGAGATAGGTTTTAAAACTGTTCTGATATTAGGGCTTTTCGGTGGAGCTATTTTAAATCTGTTTCAGCTTCTTTATGCAAATGTTTATTTATTCTGTAGTTTAAGGTTTATCTTCGGAGTGAGCATTGCAGGAGTGATTCCTGCGCTGAATTCCATGATTGCGAAGTCGGTAGATGTAAATTTCCGCGGTCGGGCATTTGGAATCAGCAACAGTTTTAATCAGTTCGGATTGGCAGCGGGGCCAGTCCTCGGCGGGGTAATTGGAAAAATAGGCGGCTTAAAGTCTCCCTTTATTGTAGCAAGTGTAATCTTTATGCTGGCTGCGGTATATATTAATGCTGATAAAAGGCGAAAAGTTGAACTTAAGGTTATTTGATATAGATTTCACCTGACAATTTGTCAGGTGATTTTTTTACCACGTTTTCTAACTTGCTAAAATTCAGCAAAATGATATATAATAAATGAATGGTGGTATTAGTTAATTTAACAAATTAAAGGGGAGGATTTTAGATGTTAATTGATACACATGCTCATTTAGATTTTCCAAAATTCAAAAATGATCAAGCGGAAGTAATTCAGCGTGCTAAAGAAGCAGGGATTGAGTATATTTTTAATATAGGTGCTGATGAAAGATCCAGTAAAGCTTCTGTTGCTCTGGCAAGGAAATACCCCCAGATTTATGCTGCTGTTGGGGTTCATCCTCATGACGCCAAAGATGTGACAGGTGATACATTACGCTTATTGCGGGATTTGGCTCAAGAAAAGAAAGTTCGAGCTATTGGTGAGATTGGGCTTGATTATCACTATGATTTTTCTCCCAGAGATATTCAACAGCGGGTTTTTAGAGCCCAACTGCGGTTGGCTCATGAGTTGAAATTACCAGTTATCATCCATAGCCGGGAAGCTGATGAAGATACCATGCGTATTTTAAAAGAGGAAGAAGTGGACAAATTGGGAGGAATTATGCATTGCTTTGCTGGTGATCTTAAAATGGCTGAGGAATGTTTAAAACTTAATTTGAAATTGGCCTTTGGTGGAGTAATTACTTTCCCTAATGCTAAAACTGCCCGGGAAGTGGTTAAAGCTATTCCCTTAGAACACTTACTTTTAGAAACCGATTCTCCATATCTTACTCCTGTACCTTATCGGGGTAAGCGGAATGAACCTGCATATGTGCGGTATGTTGCAGAAAAGGTTGCTAAGATTAAAGGGGTAGAGTTAGAAGAGGTGGCCCAGGTTACCACCAGAACAGCTAAAGAAATATTTAAGATTGAAGTTTGATTTCAGTCGAAATAAGGTTTTATCGCTTCTTGTGATGAGACCTTATTTTTTTTCTAAATTTTATTGAAATGGTTAAGTAATTCAAAATTAGCTTTTTGTAGTTTGATCATGAAATTAATAGATTGAGTGATGTATGTCACAAAAAAATTATTCCAGTTATGTAATAATAAAATTACCAAAAATTATTTTAACAAAAAGGGGGGTTATCAATGAAAAGATTAATTGTTCTGTCAATTTTGGTTTTGATGATGTTAGTAATGGCTGGATGTGGCTTTTTGAATGTCGGAAATAATACTGATAGTACGGGAAGTTTAGCTTTGTTTTTGGCTGATGCTCCAGTGAATGATGTTCAAAATGTTTTTGTTACTATTGATGAAGTTCAGGTTTACAATGAAGAAAATGGTTGGCTGACAATTAATGATTTTACAAGTGATGGCGGTGAAAAAACGTTTGATCTATTAACTTTAAGATTTGATGAAGATCTTCTAGGACAGGAAAGTTTACCGGTAGGCACATATACTCAAATCAGGCTGATTGTTGCTGCTAATGAAGAACTTAACGGTCAGGGCAATTATAGTGGTCCAAATGCAGGAAAATCATACATTGTTTTAAAAGATGGTACTAAAAAAGATATCTTTATTCCCAGTGGAACCCAGACTGGTTTAAAGATTAATCACACATTTACTATTGAAGAAGGTGTTATTACTCAATTAGTTTTAGATACCGATGTACGAGAAATGTTACATAGTGCTGGTAAAAGCGGTAAGATCATTCTTAGACCGACTGCGATTAAAGTTGTTGATAAGGTTATTTCTGGTGATGTAGAAGGTAGAGTGATAGATAGTGGAGGTAATGCAATTACAGATGTTGATGTAATTGTAGAAGCCTTAGATGCCAGTGGTAATGTTGTAGCTTCTACAGTCGCTACTGCAGAAGAAACTATTTTAGAAGATGGAACAGTTAAACCTGCTGGATCTTTTAAACTTAGAGGGTTAGAAGAAGGTACTTATTGGATAAATGCCTATGCAATAGATGCAAACGGAGCTGTAGTTTATGAATTATCATCTGAACTGATAACAGTTCAAGTTGTTGCTAAACAGACTACAGTCCTGGAAAATGATATTATTTTGAAACCAGTTTTGCAAGAGCCTGCTCTATAAAGAGAATTTTAGTGGTAAATTATAATATAAATTATAAAACCCTGTTAGTTCAGACTAACAGGGTTTTATAATTTTGAACTATAATTTACCTATCCAAAATATTTTCTCGATTTGATAGGAAAATACTAAAGTTGAACTGTTTTTATATCTTTAACTAGTGTGTTATAATATAACAGAAATCTGATAATTTTTGTGGAATAATAACTAATCTTCCCTAAAATAAATGCTTAATTGAAGGGAGGAGAAAAAAAATGAGGAAAAAACGGAAGATAACAGAACCAGTTGTAGCAATTATATCTAATCCTTATGAAGGTGATGCTCTTGTTGAGGCATTAAATCTGTTACCCCTTGAAAATCTTGTTCAATCAGAGGAGACGGTGGTAAAAAATCAATTTCCTGAAAATAGTGTAGTAGTAGGAACTGAAACTTTTCGACAGTTGATCCGTTACTTTAAAGGTAAAATTCCTGGACATCTGGTGATTGCCGCGGATTCAGGTGGTGCATCCACACCTCAAGTCTTTGAACAGGTGGGATATAAGACAGTAATTGAAGAGGAAGTTGTTTAATTACGACCCATATACCGAGATTAAGTTAAATCATAGTATTCCTTCATCAACAAAGTTAAATCAACTTTATGAGGAAGATGTATTGATCTCTTTTACTCAGATTAAAGTCCATGAGGAGGCTACTGTTTCTTTAGGTATCAAAAAAATTGCTTTAAGTTGGCCACCGGCAGAGATTCATGGATTTCCTAAAAAAGAAAAAGAGATTCATACTGATTTACATAATTTTATTCGGGCAGAGAAGATGGAGTGCGGATAAGGGATTGGTGGGAACTGGTGAAGGAAAACCAGTCGATACGGATTTGATTATTGCTGGTACAAATCCCGTGGCGGTCGATGTGGTGGGGGCCAGATTATTGGGATTTAGGCTTCAAGCTGTCCATTATATGGACCAACTGATACGGATAGGTTACGAAGAAGGAGATTTAACTAAAGTTACTTTAAAAGGGCTGTCTTTAAATGAAACTGAAAAAATTTTTTCTTTAGCAGCTTATGGCTATCAAATAGTATGATTATACTGCAAAAAGCTAATTTTGAGCGATACAGAAATTTTTCGCTAAACTATCTTAGCGAGATTTCAGTCGAAATAAGGCCTCATATGAGGATTGATGAGCTAATCAAGGGCCAGGAGGGTCCTTTGATTAAGAAGCCTTAGAAATCGAGCTTTAGATGGTTCGAAAAATTTCTCCTTAAGCGAAAAATTAGCTTTTTGCAGTTTAATTATAGTATTGGATGAAAAAAGATTTTACCTCTTCATATTTGAAACCGTCATAAGAGATTTTTTTAAAAGGATTCTAACTGAAGATGTCGAAATGAAAATAGTAGATTCCATTGAAGGGGTAGTCTATCATGGATAAAAAGCCCAGTATCAAACTTTTGGATGAGATATTGGATCGAACAATTGAGAGTTTAAAAAAAGGAAAAGAGGAAATTTTTGATATTGCTGAAAGTGCAAGAAAAGAAGCAGAACGGGTTAGATCTGAGTTGGAAAATATTAAAGCTGAGGTTGCTGAGATTATTCGACAGGTTGATCAAATGGAGATTATTAATAAAAGGGCCCGGATTCGTCTTTTAGAAGTCAGCCGTGATTTTGAACGTTATACAGAAGAAGAGATTAAGAAAGCATATGAGAAAGCAGAAGAGACCCTTATCAAGCTAACTATATTACGGGAAAAAGAAGAAAATCTAAGACAAAAACGTAATGATTATGAGCGGCGATTGATTAATCTGGAGAGAACTGTAAGGAAAGCGGATAATCTTGTTGCACAGGTAGGGGTTGTATTAGACTTTTTGTTAGGAAAATTAAATGATATCAGTAGTCAAGTTGAGGATCTCCAAAAAAGAAGTCAACTTGGTATCCGGATTATTCTGGCTCAGGAAGAGGAAAGAAAGCGGGTTGCCCGTGAGATTCACGATGGCCCTGCTCAATCTATCGCGAATGTGGTATTTAGGACGGAGTATGTTGAAACTCTCCTGGAGAAGGATATTGAGATGGCTAAAGCAGAGTTAAAGGAGTTAAAAGCTCAGGTTCGTGATACTTTACAGGATATTAGAAAGATAATATTTGACCTACGACCGATGACTTTAGATGATCTGGGTCTGATTCCTACTCTTCGTAGATTTATTGATAAATTCTTTGAAAAAACGAATATCAGGGTTGAATTATTGGTTATTGGAACAGAGAGAAGACTCGATCAATCAATAGAGGTAACAATTTTCAGGATAATTCAGGAAGCTTTAAATAACGTATATAAGCATGCCCGGGCCAACTATGCTTTGGTAAAGATTGAGTTTCAGAAAAGCCTTATCAATCTTGTTATCCAGGACCGGGGAGTGGGTTTTAATCTAGACAAGGTTAAGGAAATGACCAGAGAAAGAGAAAATTATGGGTTATTAAGTTTAGAAGAACGGGCGGAGCTGATTGGAGGAAGTTTGAGAATTTTAACTGCTCCCGGTAAAGGAACAACGGTTCTAGTTAAAATTCCTATAAGGAGGGAGTAATGCCAATGGAGAAGATTAAGGTATTAGTTGCAGATGATCATCTTCTGGTTAGAGAGGGAATTTGCAAACTTTTAGAATTAGATGAAAAGATAACTATTGTTGGTGAGGCTGTTGATGGAGAAGATGTGGTAAATAAAGCTAAAGAGCTTAAACCTGATCTAATACTTATGGACTTGAATATGCCTAAACTGTCCGGGGTCCAGGCTTCGAAGCAGATTAAAAGTCTCTTTCCTGAGATTAAGATTATTATTTTAACTATTCATGATGATGAAGAATATGTTTATGAAGTTTTAAAGGCAGGAGCGGAAGGCTATCTGCAAAAAGATGTAAGTGCTGAAGAGCTGCGTTCAGCTTTGCAAATGGTCTTTAATGGAGAAACTCTTTTCCCGGCTTCCGTTATCAATCGGGTTATGGGGAGAGAACGTAGTAAAGGTAAAATCGGGGAATCCATTGAAGATATCCTTACTGAACGGGAAATTGAAGTTCTGGAGATGATGGCTAAGGGTAATAATAACCGGGCCATTGGTGAGAAATTATTTATCAGTGAAAAAACAGTCAAGAATCATGTAAGTAATATATTAAAGAAACTTGGGGTCAACGACCGGACACAGGCAGTTATTTATGCAATAAAAAAGGGATGGGTTGACATAAAATAGGGCTTTTGTCTTGCTGAATTGGGGCCAGTGTTGTATAGATTTCCCTTTATTTCTGTGTTATTATAAAAATGACAACTACACAGCTCACAGGTGAAAAAGGCAAACCTATCGAAAGATAGGGACGCAAAGCCAAGGGTCTAAGGCGGGTAAGAGATTCACCTTATTATTGACTGAAGTTAACCTGAGTGAATATCTTAGCCGCTATGACAGCCGGTTGCCACTAAAGAGCGGGTCTAACATGCACAAGTGTTTTGACCTATTCTCTTTTGGCAACCCAGGAGAATGGGTTTTTTTATTCCCATCTCCCTGGGAGCTGTGGGTGTTATTTTTAAAAATAAGGAGGTGGGACAGTTTTAGTGTAAAATTTTTTTAAAGATTGGTTATGATATTGGTGTATGATCCGGAAGTTTGTTGATATTGCTGATAGTATGTAATTATTATCTCATAGTGGAAGCACTGTGCATGCAAGACCTTAGTACTCAGTTCCTCTTCTGAGTACTTGTGTAAAATCGGAACGGATGTTAGATCCTGAGAAATCCCCCTCAGGAAAATTAAGATCCTCCTCCTCAAATGAAATAATTGAAATCAGGCTTATAATTGGGCTGTCCTCCCCAATTATAAGTTGACTGAAAATTTAATTGAAAAACCCCCTTAAGATAAAAAACTAATTGAAGCTTGAGATTTTTCAAAAAGAGAACTAATTGAACTGATATATGAATAAGACCCTACTTGAAGAAATTCAAGTAGGGTCTTATTATATGATTTTATTGCAAAAAGCTAATTTTTCGCTTCTTGAGGAATTTTTCGAATCATCTAAAGCTCGATTTCCGCCGAAATAAGGCTTCCTAATCAAAGGGCCCTCCTGGTCCTTGATTAGCTCATCAATCCTCATATGAGGCCTTATTTCGTCGGAAATCTCGCTAAGATGATTTAACGAAAAATTTCTATGTCGCTCAAAATTAGCTTTTTACATTATAATCTTATATTTAAAGAATAAAGAAAATTTTTTATATACTTAAAACAGAATAAAAAGGCATGACTACAGTTAAGAAGTGATATTTAACACAAAACGAATTCCGGTATTGGTAAAGAATGAAATAGAAGGAGATTGGTAAAGAGACGAAGAACTTAAGTTGTAATTCGTTGATTGTAGATAAGAGGAGGTTGAATCTGGTGAAGGATAAAATAAAGATTATGATTATTGATGATATTAAAGACACCAGAGAGAATATAGGTAGGTTGATTAGTCTTGAAGATGATCTTGAAGTAGTAGCTGAAGCTAATGATGCAGAAAAGGGGATTGAACTTGCTAAAAAAGTTCAGCCTGATATTATTCTAATGGATATTAATTTACCGGGAATGGATGGACTTAAGGCAACAGAGGTTCTTAGTCGGGAACTTCCAGAATCTTCGGTTATTATTATTTCTGTTCAGGAAGAGCATTATTATATGCAGCAAGCTATTTCTGCTGGGGCCCGGGAATTTTTGATGAAACCTTTCAGCCGGGATGAATTAGTAAAGGCTATTCGGCGGGTCTCTTCCATAGAACAGAAACAACTTAGTGAGACTATTCCAAAAGTGCGAAAAAGAACTGGTGAAGTAATTACTGTCTTTAGCGGCAAAGGGGGAGTGGGTAAGACAACCATTACTGTTAATCTGGCTGTTGCCCTGGCCAGATTAACAGGCGAGGAAGTGGTAGTTCTTGATCTGGATTTACAGTTTGGTGATGTTTCTTTGATGATGGGCCTACCAACAGATGTTACTATTACTGATCTGGCTCGGGAGATTGATAAAATTAGTGGAGATGATTTAGAAAATTATCTCTTAACCCATCGGAGTGGAGTAAAAGTATTGGCTGCACCTGTAAGACCGGAAGAAGCAGAATTAATAAAAAGAAATCATGTCAGTAAAATTATTCATTTATTAAGGCAAAAGTATCAGTATGTATTAATTGATACAGAACCCACACTCCATGAAATCAATCTGGTAGCTTTAGATTTTTCAGATAAAATTATTCTAGTTTCTTTGCTTGAATTGGCTGCCATTAAAAATATTCGTTTGAGTTTGCAAATTATGGAGAAGTTAAATTATTCTAAAGAAAAAATACTTTTGATTTTAAATCGTTCAAACTCTAAACACGGTCCAGGTTTAAAGGATTTTAAAATAACTCTAAACTTTCCAATTAAGTTAAAGATTCCTGGTGATGAAAAGATAGCAGTGCGGGCAATGAATACTGGTGAACCATTT from the Anoxybacter fermentans genome contains:
- a CDS encoding MFS transporter is translated as MEQWKKNLYVLWFGTFVAAVSFSLVTPFLPLFLKEELKVINNIEIWAGLLVSASFVTSAIMSPIWGALADRYGRKIMIIRSGLGIGLTYILSAFVHNIYLFLFLRILMGTLSGFIPSSIALVATNTPEKEISRSLGILQTGIAAGGVTGPLLGGLLSYWFGIRESIFIGGVVILLGTILVIFGVKETAVCSTEKTNILRDLKIGFSNRQLMISLLILMGVQAGMNMIQPILPLYIEKISPIGMDISLVTGIAFSLIGIATILAAPRWSAKAEEIGFKTVLILGLFGGAILNLFQLLYANVYLFCSLRFIFGVSIAGVIPALNSMIAKSVDVNFRGRAFGISNSFNQFGLAAGPVLGGVIGKIGGLKSPFIVASVIFMLAAVYINADKRRKVELKVI
- a CDS encoding TatD family hydrolase; the protein is MLIDTHAHLDFPKFKNDQAEVIQRAKEAGIEYIFNIGADERSSKASVALARKYPQIYAAVGVHPHDAKDVTGDTLRLLRDLAQEKKVRAIGEIGLDYHYDFSPRDIQQRVFRAQLRLAHELKLPVIIHSREADEDTMRILKEEEVDKLGGIMHCFAGDLKMAEECLKLNLKLAFGGVITFPNAKTAREVVKAIPLEHLLLETDSPYLTPVPYRGKRNEPAYVRYVAEKVAKIKGVELEEVAQVTTRTAKEIFKIEV
- a CDS encoding DUF4382 domain-containing protein, giving the protein MKRLIVLSILVLMMLVMAGCGFLNVGNNTDSTGSLALFLADAPVNDVQNVFVTIDEVQVYNEENGWLTINDFTSDGGEKTFDLLTLRFDEDLLGQESLPVGTYTQIRLIVAANEELNGQGNYSGPNAGKSYIVLKDGTKKDIFIPSGTQTGLKINHTFTIEEGVITQLVLDTDVREMLHSAGKSGKIILRPTAIKVVDKVISGDVEGRVIDSGGNAITDVDVIVEALDASGNVVASTVATAEETILEDGTVKPAGSFKLRGLEEGTYWINAYAIDANGAVVYELSSELITVQVVAKQTTVLENDIILKPVLQEPAL
- a CDS encoding DUF362 domain-containing protein, encoding MKRKLFNYDPYTEIKLNHSIPSSTKLNQLYEEDVLISFTQIKVHEEATVSLGIKKIALSWPPAEIHGFPKKEKEIHTDLHNFIRAEKMECG
- a CDS encoding sensor histidine kinase codes for the protein MDKKPSIKLLDEILDRTIESLKKGKEEIFDIAESARKEAERVRSELENIKAEVAEIIRQVDQMEIINKRARIRLLEVSRDFERYTEEEIKKAYEKAEETLIKLTILREKEENLRQKRNDYERRLINLERTVRKADNLVAQVGVVLDFLLGKLNDISSQVEDLQKRSQLGIRIILAQEEERKRVAREIHDGPAQSIANVVFRTEYVETLLEKDIEMAKAELKELKAQVRDTLQDIRKIIFDLRPMTLDDLGLIPTLRRFIDKFFEKTNIRVELLVIGTERRLDQSIEVTIFRIIQEALNNVYKHARANYALVKIEFQKSLINLVIQDRGVGFNLDKVKEMTRERENYGLLSLEERAELIGGSLRILTAPGKGTTVLVKIPIRRE
- a CDS encoding response regulator encodes the protein MEKIKVLVADDHLLVREGICKLLELDEKITIVGEAVDGEDVVNKAKELKPDLILMDLNMPKLSGVQASKQIKSLFPEIKIIILTIHDDEEYVYEVLKAGAEGYLQKDVSAEELRSALQMVFNGETLFPASVINRVMGRERSKGKIGESIEDILTEREIEVLEMMAKGNNNRAIGEKLFISEKTVKNHVSNILKKLGVNDRTQAVIYAIKKGWVDIK
- a CDS encoding AAA family ATPase: MKDKIKIMIIDDIKDTRENIGRLISLEDDLEVVAEANDAEKGIELAKKVQPDIILMDINLPGMDGLKATEVLSRELPESSVIIISVQEEHYYMQQAISAGAREFLMKPFSRDELVKAIRRVSSIEQKQLSETIPKVRKRTGEVITVFSGKGGVGKTTITVNLAVALARLTGEEVVVLDLDLQFGDVSLMMGLPTDVTITDLAREIDKISGDDLENYLLTHRSGVKVLAAPVRPEEAELIKRNHVSKIIHLLRQKYQYVLIDTEPTLHEINLVALDFSDKIILVSLLELAAIKNIRLSLQIMEKLNYSKEKILLILNRSNSKHGPGLKDFKITLNFPIKLKIPGDEKIAVRAMNTGEPFVLSNPGSSISKSIFELAYLVEPEAKGNNRGGLFRTMKQLFGK